A window of Oncorhynchus kisutch isolate 150728-3 linkage group LG10, Okis_V2, whole genome shotgun sequence contains these coding sequences:
- the LOC109898531 gene encoding protein LSM12 homolog A-like, with protein sequence MAAPGPGEYFSVGSHVSCLTCLGQQLQGEVVAFDYQSKMLTLKCAPSSGKANVSDVVLINLAYVSEVDIINDRTETPPPLASLNVSKLANRARSEKEDKLSQAYAISFGVSVEGQQLFQTIHKTIKDCKWQEKNIMVMDDVVISPPYQMENCKGKEGSALSHVRKIVEKHFRDVESQKSVQRPQAQQTQKDSTLSS encoded by the exons ATGGCGGCTCCTGGACCGGGGGAGTATTTCAGTGTCGGGAGCCATGTCTCCTGCCTCACCTGCTTGGGGCAGCAATTGCAAGGAGAGGTCGTTGCCTTTGACTATCAGTCCAAGATGTTGACTTTGA AATGCGCCCCCTCCAGTGGAAAGGCAAACGTCAGCGACGTGGTTCTGATAAACTTAGCCTACGTGTCTGAGGTGGACATCATTAATGACCGCACTGAAACTCCTCCTCCACTAGCATCTCTGAATGTCAGCAAG CTTGCCAACAGAGCACGGTCGGAAAAGGAAGACAAGTTATCCCAAGCATATGCAATTAGTTTTGGAGTCTCTGTGGAGGGCCAACAGCTATTCCAGACTATACATAAAAC CATCAAAGACTGCAAATGGCAGGAGAAGAACATCATGGTGATGGATGACGTGGTCATATCCCCACCTTACCAGATGGAGAACTGCAAAGGCAAAGAGGGTAGTGCTTTAAGTCACGTACGCAAAATA GTGGAGAAACATTTTAGAGATGTGGAGAGCCAGAAGTCAGTGCAACGGCCACAAGCACAGCAAACACAGAAAGACTCCACTTTATCATCTTGA